The DNA region CTAACTAACATAAACCAAAGGCTAAAACAATTACAGATCCCGTTTATTATTTCTGAAAAACGCCAAAGAATAAACGGGAATAAAAATGCAGTTAATCTTTGGTATGTGTCAGAAGTGTAGTACAGTCCCCTTTACCAAGGAGATAAGATACATTTTTTCTTTTGTTATTTCCTTCTGAATTAATGTGTGTGTTATTTTTAGATTTATGCTTAATAGACTTTTTAAAGTTGACACACACTTAAACTAAGGAATTACACTTACTTATAATTTTGAGGAAGAAGAAAAAGAACAAGAATTATTTTTGAGCAAATTTCTCTACGAAAATTTGCGAATGATTGACGAAACACAACACAAAGGAGATTAAGAAAATATGAACTTACTTGATTATCTCACAAGGGATATAACTGACGATCAACTTATACAGGCAGTAAGCGAGTATCTTGATTTGTCGATGCCAGCACAGGATATTAAAGCTGATAAGAGATTACTAAACGCTATATTCGTTATACCGCTTATTGAGGACTGCTACACAAGCCCAAGAGCGCATACAAAGCACAGAAAGGATTGTATTATTAGCTTAGTATGTAACAGCTTATACAGGCATACAGAGCAGTACAGAAGCGTTTAAGAGTATCGGAGAGGGGGACTATCGACAGCAAACACACAGGCGATACACAACACGCACACAGACAAGCTGCAATGTAATATACGCCCCTTTGATGATTTATGAAGAAAGGATTATTTTTTAATGGAAATTTACACGATTAAGGAAATAGCCAAAGCATGGCATTGTGATGTACACATTGTTTATGATCTTATCAAGCAAGGCAGATTAAAAGCCTTTACAATTGATACAGGTACAAAGAAAACAAGCCTAAGAGTCCGAGCAAATGACTTAGACGATTTTTTAAAAAATCTACCGACAACAATTGACTGCAAAGAATGATTGTGATATACTCAGAGGCAAGAGTTATACAGTCATTCTAAAAAAAGGAGTGACTAATTAATGCCGAAAAAGCCAACAGGAGTAAGAAAGAGAGGTAACACGTGGCAATATTACTTTGACAAAGCCAGCATTGACGGCAAACGTCAAACAGTATACAGGTCAGGATTTAAAACGCAAAAAGAAGCCGAGGCAGCAAGAGCAGAAGCAATAGCAAAATATAATAATGGCGGTTTTGTACCCTTAAACAATGATATTAGTTTTGCTGATTTTTCAAAAATTTTCGTTAAGGAGCTTTCTGAAAACAGGTATACACTTGCAACAATAACAAGCTACAAAGCTGCACTTAACGCTTGTTTAATCCCTGAGTTAGGCGGATACAAACTAATTAATATCAACAGATCCATTGTTAACCAGTTTGTTAATAAACTTCACAACAGAGGCTTGTCAAAAAGCACTATCAGATTGTATATTTGTGTAGGTTCAAAGTGCTTTGAGGTAGCAAAACAACATAAGATAGCTGTTGACAATCCCTTTAAAGGCGTAACTGCACCTGATAACAGCTTAGTTAATAAAGGCAGACCACACCAAGCATACAGTGATGATTACATTAATCAATTGTTTAAAGCTTACAAAGGTGATAAATTAGAAGCAGTTCTTATGATTGGATATTATGCCGGACTTAGAATTTCAGAAACTTGTGCTCTTACATGGGACGATATTGATTTTGAAAACAAGATCATGACAGTTAATAAACAGATGGAGCACAACGAACAATTAAAAACCTTCTACTTTGCACCGCCAAAGTATAACAGTGTAAGACAGATTGAGATACCAACAATATTATGTGACTTCCTTTTTGAATTAAAGCAAGCACAAACGAAGGCACAGAAATATAAATTAAATCCTGATAGAAGTATTTCAGAGGGAAATGATTTTAGTTTTTGTTGTTACCAATTGGCACGGTAAGATTATCTGTAAGAGATATGTAATCAAAAGAGTGGAACTGCTGAAGAAAAAAGGCTATCCAGCGTTTAAACCTCATGATCTTAGACATACACATTGTACTAAGCTTATTGATAGCGGTATTAATATGCAGTATGTGCAGCAAAGGTTAGGGCATAAAAGCCTGAAAGTTACTTTGGATATATATACGCATTTGACAGCAGCACGACGTAAGACAGAGGCGTCAAAGCTTGATTCTGCGTTCTCTGCAATGACATCATTTTGACATCATAAATTTTTTCACACACTTACATCACCGCACACAAGTAAACAAAGTTCTACAATTGAGAGTCAGAATATTTTACATCAAAGCATATTTCAAAAATAAAAGTGACGTAAATATGCGGATTTTTATACCCCGAAAATTTTACGCAATAGCCACATATAAAACATAATTACATATTATAATCGTAAACAACAGAGAAAACGTTACCCGTATAAACCATAAGCGAAAGGGGGCTGTAGAAAAACACGATCCTTCATTTTTCCAGATACAAAAAAATAAATAAATAAAAATTCTATTTTCATAAAAAAATGACCGGACAGTTTACGGGGCTGTCCGGTTATTTTTTGTTTATAAGACGGATTCTGCAGAACCTCTCCGGGGCCGGATGTGTTTTCCGGGTCAGGGGAAATCTGCAGGTTCATCCGCAATGTATTTCTTACATCAGCTGTGTTTCGTTGATCATGAGCTTGAAGTCAAGGCCAAGGGTCTTCGCTGTCTTTTTACAGAGCTGCATTCTGTCGAGGAAGATCTCGAAGTAGTCCATAACAGAGCCGAACTTGGTGTCAACGGAGAGCTTGAGCTTGATGATGGTGTGTGCTTCGTTGATCTTGAGTTCCGCTTTCTTTACCGAGTAGTTTACACGGTCGTGGATATCGAATGTTGAGCTGTCAGTGTTGCGCACTCTTCCGCGGCGCACATCAGACTTGTCGGCGATTATGAGGGCTGCGGCAACGTCATTTACCGGCTGACCGGTCTTTTCGTCATGGTTGCCGATGGCAGTTGTGATGGTCGCGATCTCCTCAGGCGGGAAGCCGAGTTCGGTGAGAATGCGGAAAGCCATTATCGCGCCGCTCTGGCTGTGATCATCGCGGTTTACAAGGTTTCCTATATCATGAAGGTAGCCTGCAATTTTTACAAGCTCAACTGTTCTTTCATCATAGCCGAGTGTTTCGAGAATATATCCTGCCTTTTCTGCAACAAGCGTAACATGTTCGAAACAGTGTTCGGTATACCCCATAGCCTTGAGTGATTCATCGGCTTTCTTTATGTAGGTGTTTATAGCTTCGTTTTTTTTTGATCTCTTTATATGTAAGTTCCTTGTTATTCATTCTGATCCTCCGTTTTCCTTATTTTCATAATAACTATTATATCACACGGCCGTGATTTGTCAACGATATTCGTCCTGCTTAAAACAGCACATGTAAAATGCCGGCGTTCCGGGATACTGGGCATCTGCTTGCCGTCCGTTCCGGCATTATACATTTTCTATTCTGACACTGAATGAAATCCTGCCTATTTTCAGTACCGAACCGCTGAACAGTTCCGTCTCCTCGGTTATCTGCTCGCCGTCAACAAATGTGTGGTTGAGCGAATCAAGATCCTCGACGTATACCTTTGAATTTCTGCAGAAAATACGGCAGTGTTTCTGTGAAACGCTTCTTTCGTTGTATATGACTGCATCAGCAAGCGACTGGTTTCGACCAATGACAGACGGCTTCAGCGAAGATATTTCGATAACATGATCCTTGTCGGCGGTGTTTGTAAGAATGATCTTCTTTTCAGCACTTTCTCTGAAAAGTATCCTTGTTGACATTGAATTAAGGACCGTTCCGGCATTTCCTTCCCTTTTCCTTGCAAGAGGTACCGTATAGTTCCTTTCCGGTTCGCCCTCATCCCCTGCTGATGACGGTGCTTTTTTCCTCCGGCGTGAATTTATGAAAAAGAATGCTCCGCCGAGCAGCATCATGACAATTACTGCTACAAGAATGATTCTCGTTCTCGCAAGCGAACGTTCCGCAGCAGCATAGCGCTGGTCTCCGGTATCCACCTCGGATTCGTACGTAACCTCGTTTTCGCCGTTTCCGAAAGTCATTGCTATTTTTTTGACTCCGCCTTCGCCGACTGCCTTTCCGTCAAGCTTTGCTTTTACAAGACACATGACCTCGCTTCCGGAATCCTGCTCGTCCTCCGGAAGCATCATTTTCATGTCCTCTGCGGAAACGACTGCGGTTATTTTAAGCTTCCTTCCGTCAGCTGTTACGGATCTTATCTCCATACTTTCGTCCGGCAGTTTTACCACGGCAGAATAAATACCGTCCTCATAGCTGCCGTCCACTATCCCCTCACCGGCTGCCTTCACCGGAACAGCACAGAACAAAAGTAAAAGTGCTGACGCAAAAGCCGCAAGTTTTCTTTTCATCTTAATTCTCCTGACTGTTTCTGAAAACAAGTGCTTCAAGTGCATCACTGTGCTTAACGCTCTTTCCGCACAGAAGTGCAGACGAAACTGCTTTCTTTGACTTTTCAACAACAACGCGCCCGCTCTGTTCAAAAACTGTTTTCTTCACGAGTGCACTTATTTTTTCCTCGGCACATTCAATGTTATCAGTCATGGCTGAAAGCACTGATGCCGCATTTTCAGCTGCTTCGGCTTCGGCAGAGAAGAGCCTGCCGATCCTGTTTCCTGCCTCCTCCGGAAGATCACCTGCAAGGCAGGCAGTGCGTACAAATTCCGCGTCGTCACGAAGATTTCCGGCAAATCTGTTAAAAGCCGAAATACAGTCTTCCATGTCCGGAAGACTTACAATTATCTTTTTCATAGTATCCTTTCGAATATATCAGCATTTCCTAAAATGAAAAATCCGACAGTGCGCTTTTCTTTTCTTCCGTCTTCATTGCCGGATCGTCACGGAATTTTTCTGTCATTTTTCTTATGTAGTGAACCGAATCATCGAGCGATGAACAGAATACGGCCGAAGCATCGGAATCCCAGTTCTTTCTGAGTTCACTTCCGGTGATCTCAAGTTCACGTATCAGTCTGTCAAATTTTTCGTACTTCGTCATATATGTCTCCTGCACCTGAAACGAACTTACCGCCGGCATCTTCATACTCTTCTCCCGCTTTTTCAAGCAGCTCTGCGTATCCGGCTATTATCTTCCCGCACTCCTCAAGGAATTTTCTGCACTCACCGTTTTCCATAGTTTCGGTTTCGGCAAGCCATTCCCGGCTGTTTTTCGCAAGAACGGATGCGGCATTTTTCAGAGCTTCAGGAGATACCTTTATTCTATCCATTTATGCTTCTCCGTTCCCTGATTTTATTTCTTCACTGAGTTCCGAAAGCTTCGAATACATTCTGTCCGCACTTTTCAAAAGCAGGTCGTAGCCTTCTGCTTCACCGAAGTCAGCCAGTATCTCTCTTATATTCCGAAGCTCAGCGAGTCTGTCGTCTATCCTTTCCGACAGTTCATTAATTCTGCGTGTCATTTTTCTGCTCCTGTATCAGCATAAGTATGCTGCCGTTTGTTACTCCGTATTTTTCAAGCCTTTCCTCAGGATCAAGAGGAAGCCTTGATCCCGACGCATAGAGAAGAAGCCCTTCATCATTAAGTATGACATCCGTCTTCAGCGCTTTCCGCACTTCGCCGGCTATCTTCAGTGCTGCTTCTCCTGCGGTAAGACCGGTATCGACAACAAAATCGAACCGTCCCGAAACCACCGGGCAGACCACTTCGGTATTCACCCTTCTTTCACTCATGGCAAGGCTCCTTTAAGAATCCGGCAAGCTCATCATATACGTCTTTTCCGCCTCTTATGACCTTAAGATCATAAGCCTTAAGCTCTGTGCCGAGTTCTGTCCTTTCCTCGTCAGATGCTGCCGCGCAGAGGCTGTACTCCATCCCGAAGGCCGTATTCAGTTTAAGCATCACGATCAGATCAGCCGAACAGTAGACCCATACTCCGGAGCCAGTATCAGCAAGAGCCAGCGGTGCTGCGTAGATGTGTTTCATCATAAGTGCCATTCCGTTTTCAGGCGATACAGTATCAGTTCCTGCGTTTACAAATCCCTTTTTATGCAGTGTTTCCGCAGTCTCGTCATATTCCTCACGACTTATGAAAATGTCGCCGAATTTCTGTTCAAGACTTCCGGCATCGCCGAAAAGATCAAGCAGAAGAACAAGTTCCTTCTTTTTCAGTCTGTATGATATACTCATGAAGATTCTCCCCCGTAAAGGTTACTTACATAACACTTTTTCAAGTCCGAACTGTAGTTACGCGAGAAAAAGACCTCGCTTCCGTCGTTCATCAAAATTACTCTCTCGTGATAGTCTATCGATTTTATGAAGCGGACGTTGATAACATAGCTGCGGTGAACACGGACAAAATACTCCGGCGCCTCTTTCATTATCGCATCCAGCGAATCATAAAACTCATATGACTGTGATACAGTGTGGAAAGTTATCCTCTTGCTCTGGACCTCGATCATGTATATGTTGTCAAAGCTTTCGGTAAAGTCTTCGAACCTTATCCTGAACCGGTAGCTCGGAACAGGAGTCTGAACGGGAGTGCTGCTTACGGAAATGGAACTGATATATCTTGTATAATCCTCGTAAATGTCACGCAGCAGTGAACCGATATGTTCTTCATCTGCATTTTCAAGAAGTATGCCCGACGGTCTGAATGAAGGCCGGACTATACCGTACATATCCTCGAAGGAATCAAGTACCAGTACAGTGTAACTGTTCCCTTCGGCGTCATCGATCCGTTTTCTGATATTCTCAAATCTGTCGTCATTCTTTATCACGAAAAGAGATGATCCGTCGGCTCCGGAAATGATAACTGAAAACTGTTCCTCATCGGAACAGCAGCCGCCGTCAAATATGCTGAGACGCTTCTCTTTTATCTGACTTAAGCACCGTTTATGCAGCCGCCTTCCGTTCAGCTCATTACTGTTGTATCCGTAAAGATTCAGCATACCGCACCTCCTTTTTCAAACGCTTTTATAAATACGCTGTTCGCATATTCCGAACCGGACACATTTCCTGTGATGAAGGTCACACCGAAGCCGCTTCCGCCTTTAAGGAACTTTTCAGTGATAAGTGCCATGTCTTCGTTTCCTTCTGCATAAATGCATTTACAGAAACTGTCCGGATCTTCTGTTATGACATAAACATCTTCGCCGTCAAAGCTTCCTGATATCCTTCGCGCAGTCGCACGCTCCGAAAAAATATCCTTTAGTTTCAGAAGCAGGTCATAGGCTCCGTCACGGCCTTTGAAACATTCAGCGCCCTCTGCCCCGGAACTGTCTTCTGACCAGAAAAGCACTCTTCCTTCTGCAGAATACCTGTTTACCAGTCCGGTATATCCTGCGTGGTCAGAAACATTTTCCTTTATGCAGAAAGTGTCCTTTACAATGACCGCGCCGGCGTATGAAGCGTTGACCCTGTCGCAGAAAGCAAGCAGTGATGAATATTTCTCCCTGCCCTTTCCCGTACAGCAGACCGTTCCCTGGAATGAAAGCACCCTCCGGTCGGAAAGATAAAGTCCGCGTCCCGGACAGAAAGGAAGATTTCCTTCAGGGCGTACTCCGAGAAGATCAGTGTAATCAGATCTGTCATTCTGTTCAAAGGTTATGACCGTCTTATAATTCTGACGGGTCTTAAGTCTTATGTCCGCAGCCTGCTTAACGGTAATGACAAATATGATCCCATACCGGACGCATTCACCTGCAAGCCTTGCCGCCTGTTCCTCCGCAGCCGGATAAAGATCCTTAAGGACCCCGTAGCCGTCGATCACCACAAGTTCAAGGCACAGATCATCACTTATCTCCATGTATTCACTGTAATCGGAAACATGGAACGCGGAAAATTTTCTTTTTCTTCTCTCGACTTCCCCGCGTATCTCATCAAGAAGGCCGGTAAGTTCCCTTTCATCAGGCGATGAAATAGCTGCCGCCGAATGTCTGAGCCTGCCGAAAACTGATATTACTCCTGCAGTAAAGTCGACAGTCTTTATCACTATTCTTTCCGGCGGATAATTCTCCGCAAGGAAGCTTAATGCGGAAGCGAGGAACATGGTCTTTCCGCTTCCTGCCACGCCGGAAACCAGAATATTTCCAGTCGTGTAAAGATCGAACACTGTCGGGAAGACTGCCTGATTTTCCGGATCATCGGTAACGCCGGCTGCAAAAACGAGGCCGTCATCAAGCGGTATATTTCCGTATTTGCCGATATCTTCTGACGGAATGAGCGTTCCCGGAGCCTCGCGCCACACCTGACGTGCCGGAGCAATACCGTTTTCCGCGCAGTATCTTTCTGTTATTTCAGTAAGAACATCGAGTTCCGTAATTCCGTCTTCTTCACATTTTTCTTCACGGTCATTTACAGGAGTACCGTCATGACGGATCATAAAAGCAGTAAGCTTCTCTCCTTCCGGAGAATACCGCGCACCTGAGTAGCCTGTCTGAACAAGGGTCATGCCCTCTGAATTTCCGCACCGAACAAGAGCGCGTCCGGCGTTTTCAATGAAAGCCGCATCCGGCTTTTCGATAAGACTTATACTGTCTTCCCTGTCCCTGACCTTCAGACAGATCCTGAAACCGGAGTTACTTCGGATCTCGTCATCGACAACGCCGGAAGGACGCTGTGTTGCAAGCAGAAGGTGTATTCCGAGGCTTCGGCCCACACGTGAGATACTCACAAGCTCGCTTATAAAATCAGGCTGTTCCTTTTTTAGTTCCGCAAACTCATCGCAGATTATCACAAGATGAGGCAGAGCCTCCTCCGCCTTTCCGTTTTCATACAGCTTAAGATAGGCGTCGATATGGCTCACATCATACTTTTTAAAAATTACCTGACGTTTTCTTATTTCGCCTGAAAGCGACACGAGGATTCTTCCGGTCTCATTTCTTTTGTCAGAAAGATTTGTAAGGATACCGGCCACATGGGGAAGTCCTTCAAACACACGTGACATACCGCCGCCTTTATAATCGATAAGGACGAAAGCCACCTGGTCAGGACTGTATCCCAGAGCCAGCGAAAGAATGAGGGTCTGGATAAGCTCCGATTTTCCCGAACCGGTAGTACCGGCAATAAGGCCGTGAGGACCGTGGCCTGTTTCGTGAAGATCAAGGAAATACGGCTTTCCGGAACTGTCGGTGCCTATGAGTGCCCTGATGCTTTCGTACGATCTGTTTCTTCTGTAGTTTCCCCTGATATCATGTATATCCGCATCCGAATTTTCATACATTCCGGTAAAGGAAAGGGTGTCGGGCAGACGTTCTCCGCCTTCGTCACCGGTACCGGAACCTGCCATCAGCCTTGCATATGAAAGGGCACTTTCAGGGCTGATGCTTTCACGCCTGTCCGTTACGACTGTTTTTTCAGGTCCTGAAAAAACGGGACTCTCATCATCTGAATATCTGCAGATAATGAAAACTACCTTTCCTTCCCTGTCGGAATTAAGATATTTTTTCACTTCAGGAGATGAAAGAAGAGATTCATCCTCAGAGAAAACGATCAGATAATGACTGATGGTCTCACGCTTCAAATACGATGAGATGATCTCTTCCATGTGTCTGGCTGAAAGGTCATCAAATCCGGTGAAACGCACCTTTCTGTCAGCTGAAAAAGTGTGCGGCAGCCACTTTACAAAAGACACGCCGTCAGTGTCATCGCCCGGTAAAACGAACATCATCTTTACGTTCTCAGGATCGAATGACGCGGATATCTTCACCGCCATGCCGCGTATAAATTCCGTCAGCGCTTCACGTTTTCCGGTGACATGAAAGACCTTTCCCGTTTTAAGGTCAGCTTCTGCCGGAACACCGTCGGCATAACGGTATTTTCTTGCAAGCTCCGCGATATGCTTGTCCGGATTTCCGCCGGTCTTTATAAACCTTTCAAAAGAGGCTTTTCCCGTACCGACACGCACCTTAAGGAAATCCTCGTCAGACGGCGGAACGATCCTCCTTCTTCCTTCAGCAAACATATGAGCCGCTTCTCTTGCATCAGGAAAGTGTTCGTTCATCATCAGACGGTAGTTTTCCTGCTTTTCTGCAAGCAGCTGCTCATATTTTTTCAGTTCGTCCTGACGGTCTGAACTGTCGCGCTTAGCCGTTATCATCCCGGAAACACGTTCGGCGCCAAGCCAGATGCCTGTAACTGCTGCCGTACCGGCCGCAAAAGCCGCAAGGGTCTGCAGTACAGTCAGAGCACCCCTGAAGGCCGCCGCAGCAGAAAGGACCGCTGATGCCGGGACTGCTGTCTTCATTATTTCAGAAACGCCGTGTTTCTTTTGTCCGGTCGCCAATGCTGCAGGAAGTTCGAGTTCAGCTTCACAGTCCTTTTCAGAAAGTGAAAAACTGCGCAGACTTTCCTTCTTAACTGCAGTGCTCTTTCTTCCGGCCGAAGTTTCGTAACCGGTACCGGCCTTTACGAGTCTGTGCCCTGCGAAATAACTGTTTTTCTGTACTGCTATGGAATCTCCGGCGAAAACGATCTTTGCACCGAATATCCAGATCATATCGAAGGGATCAAGCTGGCGTTTTCCCCCGGTCTTTTTTCCGTTTACAAACACGCCGTTCTCACTGAGGTCCTTAATGCTGAACACACCGCCGTCGCAGCTTATCTCAGCATGTCTGCGGCTGATGTAATCGCCTTTTACGACAATATCGCAGTCGTCCCCGCTTCCGACTGTCAGAGATCTTTCAGGACAGAAACTTTCAAAGCAGACGGATTTTTCGTCAAGCGAAGACACAAACAGGGCACCGGTGAGTACAGTGCCTTTTATCTCTATTTCATTGCAGTGTCCGTCACGTATCACGTCATCACCTGTAACCAGGATGCTGCCGTCATTTTTTATGCGCCACTTTCCTCCGGACTTTTCAAAGGAAATCACGCAGTCTTTCTTTTTCGTCAGATCAGAAATATCTATGAAATTTTCATTCCCGTCATCAAGTGACAGAATACGCTCACAGACTCTGTCTCTGAAAATCAGCTGTATTGAATAGTACATTTTTTTCCTTAGGTTTTTACTGTTATTCCGAAAGAAACCGGTACAGCAAAATGACTGCACCGGTCCGATAGTTTATCTTTTCAAAAAGAGTTCACCGGTCTGTCCGCAGATCAGTGTTCCCCCCCGTCTGATCATAAATATGCTTTTACAGCCTTAGCGAGCTGGTCAGGACATGATGTGCCCTTGCCGTTACAGTCGATGCCTTCGAGTCTTGCGACAACATCTTCGATCTTCATGCCTTCGACGAGGCTTGCAATACCCTTGAGATTACCGTTGCATCCTCCTGTTACTTTAAGGTTTCTTATAATTCCGTCTTCAATGTCGAAGTTCATATTTCTTGAGCACACGCCCTTAGGTGTGAAATTTACGTTCATGATAATTACTCTCCTTTTGCAGGTGCAGCTGTTTTTTCTTCGGCTTTCGGTGCAGCCGGCGTCTTGTCCTCAGATGCTCTCTTGTTTGAAAGTCTTATGATCCTGTCGAAATTCTCCTTTGTCGTCAGGTTGCTTCCGAGGTATGTAGGCTGTGCGTTGTAAAGGCCGTGGAAGTCGGAACCGCCTGTTACGATCAGATCGTATTTATCGGCGATCTCCTGCATTCTGCTTCTTGCAGCTTCATCTGCTGTGTAGTGCCCTATCTCAACACCGTCGATCTTGCCGTCGGCAGCAAGCTCTTCGAGAAGTTCAATATTGTTGTACTGTACCGGATGTGCCATTACTGAAACACCGCGGGCTGCACGGATAAGTTCAAGAACGAACTTAA from Ruminococcus sp. HUN007 includes:
- a CDS encoding helix-turn-helix domain-containing protein codes for the protein MEIYTIKEIAKAWHCDVHIVYDLIKQGRLKAFTIDTGTKKTSLRVRANDLDDFLKNLPTTIDCKE
- a CDS encoding Arm DNA-binding domain-containing protein, yielding MPKKPTGVRKRGNTWQYYFDKASIDGKRQTVYRSGFKTQKEAEAARAEAIAKYNNGGFVPLNNDISFADFSKIFVKELSENRYTLATITSYKAALNACLIPELGGYKLININRSIVNQFVNKLHNRGLSKSTIRLYICVGSKCFEVAKQHKIAVDNPFKGVTAPDNSLVNKGRPHQAYSDDYINQLFKAYKGDKLEAVLMIGYYAGLRISETCALTWDDIDFENKIMTVNKQMEHNEQLKTFYFAPPKYNSVRQIEIPTILCDFLFELKQAQTKAQKYKLNPDRSISEGNDFSFCCYQLAR
- a CDS encoding tyrosine-type recombinase/integrase; the encoded protein is MILVFVVTNWHGKIICKRYVIKRVELLKKKGYPAFKPHDLRHTHCTKLIDSGINMQYVQQRLGHKSLKVTLDIYTHLTAARRKTEASKLDSAFSAMTSF
- a CDS encoding HD domain-containing protein — encoded protein: MGYTEHCFEHVTLVAEKAGYILETLGYDERTVELVKIAGYLHDIGNLVNRDDHSQSGAIMAFRILTELGFPPEEIATITTAIGNHDEKTGQPVNDVAAALIIADKSDVRRGRVRNTDSSTFDIHDRVNYSVKKAELKINEAHTIIKLKLSVDTKFGSVMDYFEIFLDRMQLCKKTAKTLGLDFKLMINETQLM
- a CDS encoding FHA domain-containing protein encodes the protein MKRKLAAFASALLLLFCAVPVKAAGEGIVDGSYEDGIYSAVVKLPDESMEIRSVTADGRKLKITAVVSAEDMKMMLPEDEQDSGSEVMCLVKAKLDGKAVGEGGVKKIAMTFGNGENEVTYESEVDTGDQRYAAAERSLARTRIILVAVIVMMLLGGAFFFINSRRRKKAPSSAGDEGEPERNYTVPLARKREGNAGTVLNSMSTRILFRESAEKKIILTNTADKDHVIEISSLKPSVIGRNQSLADAVIYNERSVSQKHCRIFCRNSKVYVEDLDSLNHTFVDGEQITEETELFSGSVLKIGRISFSVRIENV
- a CDS encoding LytTR family DNA-binding domain-containing protein translates to MLNLYGYNSNELNGRRLHKRCLSQIKEKRLSIFDGGCCSDEEQFSVIISGADGSSLFVIKNDDRFENIRKRIDDAEGNSYTVLVLDSFEDMYGIVRPSFRPSGILLENADEEHIGSLLRDIYEDYTRYISSISVSSTPVQTPVPSYRFRIRFEDFTESFDNIYMIEVQSKRITFHTVSQSYEFYDSLDAIMKEAPEYFVRVHRSYVINVRFIKSIDYHERVILMNDGSEVFFSRNYSSDLKKCYVSNLYGGESS
- a CDS encoding FtsK/SpoIIIE domain-containing protein gives rise to the protein MYYSIQLIFRDRVCERILSLDDGNENFIDISDLTKKKDCVISFEKSGGKWRIKNDGSILVTGDDVIRDGHCNEIEIKGTVLTGALFVSSLDEKSVCFESFCPERSLTVGSGDDCDIVVKGDYISRRHAEISCDGGVFSIKDLSENGVFVNGKKTGGKRQLDPFDMIWIFGAKIVFAGDSIAVQKNSYFAGHRLVKAGTGYETSAGRKSTAVKKESLRSFSLSEKDCEAELELPAALATGQKKHGVSEIMKTAVPASAVLSAAAAFRGALTVLQTLAAFAAGTAAVTGIWLGAERVSGMITAKRDSSDRQDELKKYEQLLAEKQENYRLMMNEHFPDAREAAHMFAEGRRRIVPPSDEDFLKVRVGTGKASFERFIKTGGNPDKHIAELARKYRYADGVPAEADLKTGKVFHVTGKREALTEFIRGMAVKISASFDPENVKMMFVLPGDDTDGVSFVKWLPHTFSADRKVRFTGFDDLSARHMEEIISSYLKRETISHYLIVFSEDESLLSSPEVKKYLNSDREGKVVFIICRYSDDESPVFSGPEKTVVTDRRESISPESALSYARLMAGSGTGDEGGERLPDTLSFTGMYENSDADIHDIRGNYRRNRSYESIRALIGTDSSGKPYFLDLHETGHGPHGLIAGTTGSGKSELIQTLILSLALGYSPDQVAFVLIDYKGGGMSRVFEGLPHVAGILTNLSDKRNETGRILVSLSGEIRKRQVIFKKYDVSHIDAYLKLYENGKAEEALPHLVIICDEFAELKKEQPDFISELVSISRVGRSLGIHLLLATQRPSGVVDDEIRSNSGFRICLKVRDREDSISLIEKPDAAFIENAGRALVRCGNSEGMTLVQTGYSGARYSPEGEKLTAFMIRHDGTPVNDREEKCEEDGITELDVLTEITERYCAENGIAPARQVWREAPGTLIPSEDIGKYGNIPLDDGLVFAAGVTDDPENQAVFPTVFDLYTTGNILVSGVAGSGKTMFLASALSFLAENYPPERIVIKTVDFTAGVISVFGRLRHSAAAISSPDERELTGLLDEIRGEVERRKRKFSAFHVSDYSEYMEISDDLCLELVVIDGYGVLKDLYPAAEEQAARLAGECVRYGIIFVITVKQAADIRLKTRQNYKTVITFEQNDRSDYTDLLGVRPEGNLPFCPGRGLYLSDRRVLSFQGTVCCTGKGREKYSSLLAFCDRVNASYAGAVIVKDTFCIKENVSDHAGYTGLVNRYSAEGRVLFWSEDSSGAEGAECFKGRDGAYDLLLKLKDIFSERATARRISGSFDGEDVYVITEDPDSFCKCIYAEGNEDMALITEKFLKGGSGFGVTFITGNVSGSEYANSVFIKAFEKGGAVC
- a CDS encoding TIGR03905 family TSCPD domain-containing protein encodes the protein MNVNFTPKGVCSRNMNFDIEDGIIRNLKVTGGCNGNLKGIASLVEGMKIEDVVARLEGIDCNGKGTSCPDQLAKAVKAYL